The DNA sequence CCGTATTTGGTGCGGAATGACGGTTGTTCGACTTTCCGCGGGCGTAGGGAACGCGTAGGGTTTCCGCTGTCCTGAGCGGGCAGGCAGGGCACGGGCACACCATGAAGGGATGCGCGATGGCATGCGGAGATACCAGGGAAAAGGTGTCGGAGTCGTGAGCGGGGCCCGGCTACGGGTGGAGGTCCGGCGGCACGGCGCGAGCGCGGTCGTGAAGCCGGAGGGTGAGCTCGATCACCATACGGCCGACCTCCTGCGCGAACCGCTGGAGAACTGCGCCGAGGAGGTCGGCGCGCGCATCGTCGTCGACTGCTCGGGGCTGGAGTTCTGCGACTCCACCGGACTCAACGTGCTTCTCGGGGCCCGGTTGAAGGC is a window from the Streptomyces mobaraensis genome containing:
- a CDS encoding STAS domain-containing protein, which codes for MRDGMRRYQGKGVGVVSGARLRVEVRRHGASAVVKPEGELDHHTADLLREPLENCAEEVGARIVVDCSGLEFCDSTGLNVLLGARLKAEAAGGSVHLAAMRPVVARVFEITGAGAVFAVHSSLDAALAE